The Rhodanobacter sp. LX-99 genome segment TCAAGAAGCGGCCATCCATGGCCGCACTCCCAGTAAGAGCGACGTTTCATTGGCGCTTTGTACAAATCGAAATCTTAAAGAGATTCATCCGGAGCTATCAGCATGAGCCAGGGCAAAGTTGTTCAGATCATCGGCGCGGTCGTCGACGTGGAATTTCCGCGCGACCAGGTGCCGCAGGTGTATGACGCACTGAAAATCGACGGCACCGAGATCACGCTGGAAGTCCAGCAGCAGCTCGGCGACGGCATCGTGCGCACGATCGCGCTCGGTTCCACCGAAGGCCTGAAGCGCGGCCTCGAGGCGCGCAACACCGGCGAAGGCATCAAGGTGCCGGTCGGCAAGGCCACCCTGGGCCGCATCATGGACGTGCTCGGCAACGCCATCGACGAGGCCGGCCCGATCGGCGAGCAGGATCAGTGGGTGATCCACCGCGAGGCGCCGAGCTACGCCGACCAGGCCGCCGCGACCGACCTGCTGGAAACCGGCATCAAGGTGATCGACCTGGTCTGCCCGTTCGCCAAGGGCGGCAAGGTCGGCCTGTTCGGCGGTGCCGGCGTGGGCAAGACCGTCAACATGATGGAACTGATCAACAACATCGCGAAGGCGCATGAAGGCCTGTCGGTGTTCGCCGGCGTGGGCGAGCGTACCCGCGAGGGCAACGACTTCTACCACGAGATGAAAGACTCCAACGTGCTCGACAAGGTCGCGATGGTGTACGGCCAGATGAACGAGCCGCCGGGCAACCGCCTGCGCGTCGCGCTGACCGGCCTGACCATGGCCGAGTACTTCCGCGACGAAAAGGACGAGCACGGCAAGGGCCGCGACGTGCTGTTCTTCGTCGACAACATCTACCGCTACACGCTGGCCGGTACCGAGGTGTCCGCGCTGCTCGGCCGCATGCCGTCGGCGGTGGGCTACCAGCCGACGCTGGCCGAGGAAATGGGCGTGCTGCAGGAGCGCATCACCTCGACCAAGACCGGCTCGATCACCTCGATCCAGGCCGTCTACGTACCCGCGGACGACCTGACCGACCCGTCGCCGGCCACCACCTTCGCGCATCTGGACGCGACCGTGGTGCTCAGCCGCAACATCGCAAGCTTGGGTATCTACCCGGCGGTGGATCCGCTCGATTCGACCAGCCGCCAGCTCGATCCGAACGTGATCGGCCAGGAGCACTACGACGTCGCCCGCAAGGTGCAGGGCACGCTGCAGCGCTACAAGGAGCTGAAGGACATCATCGCGATCCTCGGCATGGACGAGCTCAGCGAAGAGGACAAGCAGGCCGTGGCGCGTGCGCGCAAGTGCGAGCGCTTCTTCTCGCAGCCGTTCCACGTGGCCGAGGTGTTCACCGGTTCGCCGGGCAAGTACGTGTCGCTGAAGGAAACCATCCGCGGCTTCAAGATGATCGTCGACGGCGACGTCGACCATCTGCCCGAGCAGGCGTTCTACATGGTCGGCGGCATCGACGAGGCGATCAAGAAAGCGGAAGAGATGGGCGCCAAGAAGGCGGCCTGATCCTGGAGCCGGGATTTGGGATTCGGAATTCGGGATTCGTAGAGCAGCGTCATCGCGCTTTGGACGAATCCCGAATCCCTAATCTCGAATCCCGATCGATCGACCGAGCGTAGCGAGAGAGAATCATGACCCACACCATTCGCGTCGACATCGTCAGTGCCGAAGCCGAGATCTTCTCCGGCGACGCGACGATGGTCGTTGCCACCGGCGAAATCGGCGAACTCGGCATCACGCCGCGCCACGCGCCGCTGATCACCCGCCTCAAGCCGGGCCA includes the following:
- the atpD gene encoding F0F1 ATP synthase subunit beta; this encodes MSQGKVVQIIGAVVDVEFPRDQVPQVYDALKIDGTEITLEVQQQLGDGIVRTIALGSTEGLKRGLEARNTGEGIKVPVGKATLGRIMDVLGNAIDEAGPIGEQDQWVIHREAPSYADQAAATDLLETGIKVIDLVCPFAKGGKVGLFGGAGVGKTVNMMELINNIAKAHEGLSVFAGVGERTREGNDFYHEMKDSNVLDKVAMVYGQMNEPPGNRLRVALTGLTMAEYFRDEKDEHGKGRDVLFFVDNIYRYTLAGTEVSALLGRMPSAVGYQPTLAEEMGVLQERITSTKTGSITSIQAVYVPADDLTDPSPATTFAHLDATVVLSRNIASLGIYPAVDPLDSTSRQLDPNVIGQEHYDVARKVQGTLQRYKELKDIIAILGMDELSEEDKQAVARARKCERFFSQPFHVAEVFTGSPGKYVSLKETIRGFKMIVDGDVDHLPEQAFYMVGGIDEAIKKAEEMGAKKAA